The following are encoded in a window of Vigna unguiculata cultivar IT97K-499-35 chromosome 8, ASM411807v1, whole genome shotgun sequence genomic DNA:
- the LOC114194224 gene encoding uncharacterized protein LOC114194224: MCKLATLFTLALLLSFNLIHASRPNPSLENGGVAKVDIEDENCEEGAEECLRKRTLIAHIDYIYTQDGSKNKIRKLSMSKQAIFFTLLLLLSFNLITIHSSRPNPSLNTLSSLHVAEVDGEFCEEETEECLMRRTLAAHVDYIYTQKNKPKP; this comes from the exons ATGTGTAAACTGGCCACCCTCTTCACTTTGGCTCTTCTATTGAGCTTCAATTTAATCCATGCTTCACGCCCTAATCCTTCCCTTGAGAATGGG GGTGTTGCAAAGGTTGATATAGAAGATGAGAATTGTGAAGAAGGGGCAGAAGAATGTTTGAGAAAAAGAACACTAATTGCACATATTGATTATATCTACACTCAAGATG GATCAAAAAATAAGATTAGAAAATTGAGCATGTCTAAACAAGCCATTTTCTTCACTTTGCTTCTTCTCCTAAGCTTCAATCTCATCACGATCCATTCCTCACGTCCAAACCCTTCACTCAACACTCTCTCTTCTTTGCATGTG GCAGAGGTAGATGGAGAGTTTTGTGAAGAAGAAACTGAGGAATGTTTGATGAGAAGAACACTAGCTGCGCATGTCGATTATATCTACACTCAGAAGAATAAACCCAAACCTTGA
- the LOC114193025 gene encoding protein WHAT'S THIS FACTOR 1 homolog, chloroplastic, producing the protein MLMCNRWLGRTRDRYCYHGEFLIRWMTSSRRVQDRSKKKRVHDLEVVTEKWKIVSKIIYLMELLKQEPEMIIPVRSLENHRRQINLPKPHRISDFLRKTPKLFELYKDQKGVLWCGMTPKAEDLMEQQQRVIEDHADKAAEYVTRFLMMSVEKRLPLEKIAHFRRDFGLSLDFRVHWVHKYPQHFKVVKTLDGIEFLELVSWNPEWAITELEKKVVRGVAGSGSESEFPGVLSVPFPLKFPSNYKRVYRYYAEKIQHFQEMSYLSPYADARGLKAGSLEFDKRAVAVMHELLNFTIEKRLVTDHLTHFRWELVMPQKLMRLLLKHCGIFYVSERGKRFSVFLTEAYEGSELIEKCPLVLWKEKVLGLVGYRGRKKKLEVCSEGSDAECYDDLVSDQCDSEMGELHVQIDQTGTLDYEDPLLEDDLEMDVGEIAHTYRKFENS; encoded by the coding sequence ATGTTGATGTGTAATCGGTGGTTAGGAAGAACAAGGGATCGTTACTGTTACCACGGTGAGTTTCTGATCCGATGGATGACGAGCAGCAGGAGGGTCCAAGATAGGAGCAAGAAGAAGAGGGTTCACGACCTTGAAGTCGTAACCGAGAAATGGAAGATAGTCTCCAAAATCATTTACTTAATGGAGCTTCTGAAGCAAGAGCCCGAAATGATTATTCCTGTTCGCTCCCTAGAGAATCACCGCAGGCAAATCAACCTCCCTAAGCCCCACCGAATCTCTGATTTCCTCCGCAAAACCCCCAAACTCTTTGAACTCTACAAGGACCAAAAGGGGGTCCTATGGTGCGGCATGACCCCAAAAGCCGAGGACTTGATGGAACAACAGCAAAGGGTCATCGAGGATCATGCTGACAAGGCTGCGGAATATGTTACAAGGTTTCTCATGATGTCAGTGGAGAAACGTCTTCCGTTGGAGAAGATTGCTCACTTTAGAAGAGATTTTGGGTTGTCCTTGGATTTTAGAGTCCATTGGGTGCACAAGTATCCTCAACATTTTAAGGTGGTGAAAACACTTGATGGGATTGAGTTTTTGGAGCTTGTGTCTTGGAATCCTGAATGGGCAATTACTGAGTTGGAGAAGAAGGTGGTGAGAGGAGTAGCTGGAAGTGGAAGTGAAAGTGAATTCCCTGGCGTGCTTTCAGTTCCGTTCCCTTTGAAGTTTCCTTCAAATTATAAGAGGGTATATCGGTACTATGCTGAAAAGATTCAGCATTTTCAGGAGATGTCTTATTTGTCTCCCTATGCAGATGCCCGTGGACTTAAAGCTGGTTCTTTGGAGTTTGATAAAAGGGCTGTTGCTGTTATGCATGAACTGCTTAATTTCACTATTGAGAAGAGGTTGGTCACTGATCACCTTACTCACTTTCGTTGGGAGCTTGTGATGCCTCAGAAGTTGATGAGGCTTCTGCTGAAGCATTGTGGGATCTTCTATGTGTCAGAGAGGGGGAAGAGGTTTAGTGTGTTTTTGACTGAGGCTTATGAGGGTTCTGAGCTCATTGAGAAATGTCCCTTGGTGCTATGGAAGGAGAAGGTCCTAGGGCTTGTGGGTTACAGAGGGAGGAAGAAGAAGTTAGAGGTTTGTAGTGAGGGGTCTGATGCGGAATGTTATGATGATTTGGTTTCGGACCAGTGTGATTCTGAAATGGGGGAGTTGCATGTGCAGATTGATCAAACTGGTACCTTGGATTATGAGGATCCTTTACTTGAGGATGATCTTGAGATGGATGTTGGAGAGATTGCTCACACTTatcgaaaatttgaaaactcaTGA